The Paenibacillus mucilaginosus 3016 genome includes the window TATTGGACCCGCCAGAGAGCCTTCGAGGCGGCATCCGTTTCCCCCGGCTCATTTTGTACGGAGATCACCCGATCCCGGTCGATGTATCTGACGCCGAGCCCCAAGCTCTCCCCGATGAAACGGATCGGCACATAGGCATGCCCGTTGTAGTTCAGCACCGTATATTCGATGCCTGGCTCCTTCTTTTGGCCGTTGATCTCGAAGGCGGCCGGGAACCCATACACCTGAAGGGTTTCGGCTGCTGCCGCAGCGGCCGCGGCGGATAGAGCCAATCCGCATGTCAGTCCAAGTATGAAAGTCTTCAACTTCGTAATCCTCCCTGTAACCTGCATCTCTTGATGCTATCCACCTCTTAACGTGCCGGCTCCTGAAGAAGTTGCTGTAATATATACCGAAGCGAGCCATGTTCGTTGTACTTTCTGATATTTCACATAAAAAAAGACAGCCGCCGTCCGGACGCCCGATCGGGCCGTATCCTGGACAGCAAGCTGCCTTGGCTTCCTATCTTCGTAACGCTTCTTCGACCTGGGTGTCCTGCGTAGCGGCCGAGAACCAGTTCGGATAGAGGGCGGCCGGCCTCGTCAGCTCATTCAGCCGCTCGAGGTCGGCGCCGCTCAGCTGCAGCTCGGCCGCGCGGAGGTTGTCCTCGAGCTGGGTAAGCTTGCTGGAGCCGACCAATACGCTGCTGACATGGGGCTGGGCCAGCAGCCAGGCCAGCGAGACCTGGGCCGGGGTGGCGCCGTAGCCTTCGGCCAGCTCACGGACGGTATCCAGAACCTGGAATCCCCATTCCTTGTCGTGCGGAAGAAAATCAAAGCCGCTGAGCCGGTTCTGTTCGTCCTTCAGGTTCTCCCGGGTGTACTTGCCGCTGAGGAAGCCGCCGGCCAGCGGCCCCCAGACGGTCAGGCCGACCTTGCTGCGGACCGCGAAAGGAACCGTCTCATGCTCGATATCCCGGCCGATCAGGGAGTAGTACACCTGTCCGTTGATGAAGGAAGCCCACCGGCGTTCCCGCTGGATCGTGACGGCCTGCGCCGCCAGCCAGGCCGGCCAATTCGAGTAGCCGATATAGCGGACCTTCCCCTGACGGACAAGGTCGTTCAGTGCCTCCAGGGTTTCCTCGAGCGGCGTGTGGGGATCGGTCTTATGTACGATGTAAAGATCAATGTAATCCGTACCCAGGCGGCGCAGGCTGGCTTCGCAGGCAGCGAACAGATGCTTGCGGGATAAACCGGCCTGCACGAGCCCCTGCCCTACGCGGAAGCCGCCCTTGGTGGCGATGACGGTTTCGCTGCGCCGGGAGCCGAGCAGGCGCCCGAGCATCTCCTCGCTTTGTCCGTCCGCATACCCGTCCGCCGTATCGAAGAAGTTGATCCCCGCGTCCAGGGCGCGGTCTACGAGCTCCTGTGCGCCGCTCTCGTCCACCTTGTAGATGCTGGGCATGTTCCCTGTGCCGAAGGTCATCGCTCCGAAGGCAAGCCTCGAAACCAGCAGGCCGGACTGCCCCAATACCGTGTACTTCACTCCAATCCCTCCTCAATATCCCTTAATTGGCATGCATACCCAATATATCATGAATGGAGTGAACCGGAATCAGACTTTGGTCTTGGGCTCGTCCTGCCGAGGTCCCCCCTTTCTCCTGCGAAGAGTTCGTCTTGGTCATGAACGGATCCGATGCCGAACCTTTGGAAGAACCCTTCCCTGCTTCATACATATTTTACATGCCTAAGAACATACTACCTGCGTAACCTGTGCATTTCACTCGGGTACGGAGGACTTCCTATGAACAAAGGCGCTGTGGGCCGCGGGGAAGAAAAAGAAAAAGAAAAAGAAAATGGTAAAGAAAAAGAACCGCGGCTTTCCGTGAATCTGGCCGAAAACGTCGACACGATCAAACGGGCCTTTTCCTATCCCGTCAATAGAGCCTTGGTGGTCAGGGAGCTGTTCGCCGCGTCACTTCAACGGGAAGTGACCGTATTGTTCCTCGAAGGGGCGACGGATACCGAAAGCATTGAATCCCAGATCATTCAGCCGCTGGTAACGAAGACGCTGACGCTCCTGCGGCATCATAACGCAGTAACCGTCACCATGGAGGAGATTCTTACAAGCTCCTCCGTCCGGACGACGTCCCTGTTTCAAGATTTGATTCACGGTCTGGTTAACGGCGGCACGATCCTGCTGATCCAGGGCGAAGCCCAGGGATTGACCATGGATACGCCGGGCTTCCAGTCCCGGTCGATCACCGAGCCGCAGGTCGAGCACGTGCTTAAGGGTCCGAAGGAAGCGTTCATCGAATCCGCCGCCGCCAACCGTTCCCTGATCCGCAAGCAGGTGAGAGACCATCAGCTGATGTCCGAAGTGGTCACCGTGGGCGAGCGTTCGATGAACGAGGTCTCCCTCATGTACATCAAGAACTTGGCGGACCCCGATCTCGTGACGGAAGTCAAACAGAGGATCTCCGAGATTCAGGCCGACACGGTGCCCAACCTTTCCATGCTGGAGCAGCATATCGAAGAAAGGTCCTATTCTCTGATCCCGACCGCACTGCTGACCGAGCGGCCGGACCGGGCCTCTTCTTTCCTGATGGAAGGCCATGTCATTCTGATAATGGAAAATTCTCCGACGGCGATGGTTGTCCCGATCACCTTCTGGTCGCTCTTTCATACGCCGGAGGATCAATATTTGCGGTGGGCTTACGGCAACTTTATCCGCATTGTCCGCATTTTTGCCGTCTTCGTGGCCCTGCTTACCCCATCCCTGTACATAGCCGTAAGCACGTTTCATGAAGAGATGCTGCCCACGGATCTGCTTCTGGCCATTGGAGCGACAAGGGAGCGGGTGCCCTTCCCTGCTTTGATCGAGGTGCTTCTCATGGAAGCCGCCTTCGAGCTCGTGCGGGAAGCGGCCGTCCGGATCCCGACGATCATCGGTCCGACGATTGGGATCGTAGGAGCGCTGATTCTCGGACAAGCCGCCGTGGAAGCGAACATCGTAAGTCCGATATTGGTCATTATCGTGGCCATGACCGGCATCTCGTCCTTTACGATTCCGGAGATCTCCTTTAACTTTGCCGTCCGTATTCTTCGCTTCATCATACTGTTCACTGCTTCCTTCATGGGCTTCTTCGGGATCGCGCTGACGTTAACCTGCGTCATCTCCTACATGGTTTCGTTCAAATCGTTCGGGGTGCCCTTCCTTACACCGCTCTCACCGCATGACCGCTCTTCCAAGGATCTGATCGTGCGGCCTCCCGTGTGGAAGCAATGGCTGCGTCCGTTCTATACCAACCCGCAGGACAAGCAGAGGAAGAAAAAACCGGAGGGACCTTCGTAAGATGATCAAACGATCGGATGGCAAGATCGGAATACGCGAATATACGTCACTCATCCTGATCACCGTCGGGCTGAAGTTAGCGGATACGACCCCTT containing:
- a CDS encoding aldo/keto reductase produces the protein MKYTVLGQSGLLVSRLAFGAMTFGTGNMPSIYKVDESGAQELVDRALDAGINFFDTADGYADGQSEEMLGRLLGSRRSETVIATKGGFRVGQGLVQAGLSRKHLFAACEASLRRLGTDYIDLYIVHKTDPHTPLEETLEALNDLVRQGKVRYIGYSNWPAWLAAQAVTIQRERRWASFINGQVYYSLIGRDIEHETVPFAVRSKVGLTVWGPLAGGFLSGKYTRENLKDEQNRLSGFDFLPHDKEWGFQVLDTVRELAEGYGATPAQVSLAWLLAQPHVSSVLVGSSKLTQLEDNLRAAELQLSGADLERLNELTRPAALYPNWFSAATQDTQVEEALRR
- a CDS encoding spore germination protein, which codes for MNKGAVGRGEEKEKEKENGKEKEPRLSVNLAENVDTIKRAFSYPVNRALVVRELFAASLQREVTVLFLEGATDTESIESQIIQPLVTKTLTLLRHHNAVTVTMEEILTSSSVRTTSLFQDLIHGLVNGGTILLIQGEAQGLTMDTPGFQSRSITEPQVEHVLKGPKEAFIESAAANRSLIRKQVRDHQLMSEVVTVGERSMNEVSLMYIKNLADPDLVTEVKQRISEIQADTVPNLSMLEQHIEERSYSLIPTALLTERPDRASSFLMEGHVILIMENSPTAMVVPITFWSLFHTPEDQYLRWAYGNFIRIVRIFAVFVALLTPSLYIAVSTFHEEMLPTDLLLAIGATRERVPFPALIEVLLMEAAFELVREAAVRIPTIIGPTIGIVGALILGQAAVEANIVSPILVIIVAMTGISSFTIPEISFNFAVRILRFIILFTASFMGFFGIALTLTCVISYMVSFKSFGVPFLTPLSPHDRSSKDLIVRPPVWKQWLRPFYTNPQDKQRKKKPEGPS